From Solanum lycopersicum chromosome 8, SLM_r2.1, the proteins below share one genomic window:
- the LOC101251707 gene encoding putative disease resistance protein RGA4 — MAEAFLQVVLENLTSFIGGKLVLIFGFEKEFEKLSSVFSTIQAVLQDAQEKQLKDKSIENWLQKLNSAAYEVDDILGECKNEATRFEQSRLGFFHPGIINFRHKIGKRMKEIMEKLDAIAEDRRKFHFLEKITERQAAAATRETGFVLTEPKVYGRDKEEDEIVKILINNINVAEELPVFPIIGMGGLGKTTLAQMIFNDQRVTKHFDPKIWVCVSDDFDEKRLIKTIVGNIERSSPHVEDLASFQKKLQELLNKKRYLLVLDDVWNDDLEKWAKLRAVLNVGARGASILATTRLEKVGSIMGTSQPYHLSNLSPHDSLLLFMQRAFGQQREANPNLVAIGKEIVKKCGGVPLAAKTLGGLLRFKREESEWEHVRDNEIWSLPQDESSILPALRLSYHHLPLDLRQCFAYCAVFPKDTKMIKENLITLWMAHGFLLSKGNLELEDVGNEVWNELYLRCFFQEIEAKSGNTYFKIHDLIHDLATSLFLASASSSNIREINVKDYKHTMSIGFAGVVSSYSPPLLKKFV; from the exons GGAGAAGCAATTGAAGGACAAGTCAATTGAGAATTGGTTGCAGAAACTCAATTCTGCTGCATATGAAGTTGATGATATATTGGGCGAATGTAAAAATGAGGCAACAAGATTCGAGCAATCTCGATTAGGGTTTTTTCATCCAGGAATTATCAATTTCCGTCACAAAATTGGGAAAAGGATGAAAGAGATAATGGAGAAACTAGATGCAATTGCTGAGGATAGAAGGAAGTTTCATTTCCTTGAAAAAATTACAGAGAGACAAGCCGCCGCTGCTACGCGTGAAACAG GTTTTGTTTTAACAGAACCAAAAGTCTACGGAAGGGACAAAGAGGAGGATGAGATAGTGAAAATCCTGATAAACAATATTAACGTTGCCGAAGAACTTCCAGTCTTCCCTATAATTGGTATGGGGGGACTAGGAAAGACGACACTTGCCCAAATGATCTTCAATGATCAGAGAGTGACTAAGCATTTCGATCCCAAAATATGGGTTTGTGTCTCAGATGATTTTGATGAGAAGAGGTTAATTAAGACAATTGTAGGAAATATTGAAAGAAGTTCTCCTCATGTCGAGGACTTGGCTTCATTTCAGAAGAAGCTCCAGGAGTTATTGAATAAAAAACGATACTTGCTTGTCTTAGATGATGTTTGGAATGATGATCTAGAGAAGTGGGCTAAGTTAAGAGCAGTCTTAAATGTTGGAGCAAGAGGTGCTTCTATTCTAGCTACTACTCGTCTTGAAAAGGTTGGATCAATTATGGGAACGTCGCAACCatatcatttgtcaaatttatCTCCACATGATAGTTTACTGTTGTTCATGCAACGCGCATTTGGGCAACAAAGAGAAGCAAATCCTAATCTAGTGGCCATTGGAAAGGAGATAGTGAAGAAATGTGGTGGTGTGCCTTTAGCGGCCAAGACTCTTGGTGGTCTTTTACGCTTCAAGAGAGAAGAGAGTGAATGGGAACATGTGAGAGATAATGAGATTTGGAGTCTGCCTCAAGATGAAAGTTCTATTTTGCCTGCTCTAAGACTGAGCTATCATCATCTTCCACTTGATTTGAGACAATGTTTTGCGTATTGTGCAGTATTCCCAAAGGACACCAAAATGATAAAGGAAAATCTCATCACTCTCTGGATGGCACatggttttcttttatcaaaggGAAACTTGGAGCTAGAGGATGTGGGTAATGAAGTATGGAATGAATTATACTTGAGGTGTTTCTTCCAAGAGATTGAAGCTAAATCCGGTAATACTTATTTCAAGATACATGATCTAATCCATGATTTGGCTACATCTCTGTTTTTGGCAAGCGCATCAAGCAGCAATATCCGCGAAATAAATGTCAAAGATTATAAGCATACAATGTCCATTGGTTTCGCTGGAGTGGTGTCTTCTTACTCTCCTCCACTCTTGAAAAAGTTTGTCTAG
- the LOC138338017 gene encoding putative disease resistance protein RGA4, whose amino-acid sequence MSWDNDGPNRYESEEVKVLEALKPHPNLKYLEIIAFGGFHFPSWINHSVLKKVISIRIKSCKNCLCLPPFGELPCLESLELQNGSVEVEYVEEDDVHSRFSTRRRFPSLKKLRIWFFRNLKGLVKEEGEEKFPMLEEMAILHCPLFVFPTLSSVKKLEVHGNIKARGLSSISNLSTLTSLRIGANYGSTSLPEEMFTSLTYLEYLSFFDFKNLKELPTSLTSLNALKRLQIESCDSLESFPEQGLEGLTSLTQLFVKYCKMLKRLPEGLQHLTALTDLGVTGCPEVEKRCDKEIGEDWHKIAHIPNLDIH is encoded by the coding sequence ATGAGTTGGGATAACGATGGACCAAACAGATATGAATCCGAAGAAGTTAAAGTGCTTGAAGCCCTCAAACCACACCCCAATCTGAAATATTTAGAGATCATTGCCTTCGGAGGATTCCATTTTCCAAGCTGGATAAATCACTCAGTTTTGAAGAAGGTCATCTCCATTAGAATTAAAAGCTGCAAAAACTGCTTGTGCTTACCACCCTTTGGGGAGTTGCCTTGTCTAGAAAGTCTAGAGTTACAAAACGGGTCTGTGGAGGTGGAGTATGTTGAAGAGGATGATGTCCATTCTAGATTCTCCACAAGAAGAAGGTTTCCATCTCTGAAAAAACTTCGTATATGGTTCTTTCGTAATTTGAAAGGGTTGGTGAAAGAGGAAGGAGAAGAGAAATTCCCCATGCTTGAAGAGATGGCGATTTTACATTGCCCTCTGTTTGTTTTTCCAACCCTTTCTTCTGTCAAGAAGTTAGAAGTTCACGGCAACATAAAAGCAAGAGGTTTGAGCTCCATATCTAATCTTAGCACTCTTACTTCCCTCCGCATTGGTGCTAACTATGGATCAACTTCACTCCCAGAAGAGATGTTCACCAGTCTTACATATCTCGAATACTTGAGTTTCTTTGacttcaagaatctcaaagagCTGCCAACCAGCCTGACTAGTCTCAATGCTTTGAAGCGTCTCCAAATTGAAAGTTGTGACTCTCTTGAGAGTTTCCCTGAACAGGGGCTGGAAGGTTTAACTTCACTCACACAGTTGTTTGTTAAATACTGTAAGATGCTAAAACGTTTACCCGAGGGATTGCAGCACCTAACAGCCCTCACAGATTTAGGAGTTACTGGTTGTCCAGAAGTGGAAAAGCGCTGTGATAAGGAAATAGGAGAAGACTGGCACAAAATTGCTCACATTCCAAATCTGGATATTCATTAG
- the LOC101263047 gene encoding myb family transcription factor PHL11 isoform X1 has product MDRMYNGGGDMGYGYENGVVMTRDPKPRLRWTADLHDRFVDAVTKLGGPDKATPKSVLRLMGLKGLTLYHLKSHLQKYRLGQQTKKQNAAEQNRENIAGESFRQFSLHSSGPSITSSSMDGMQGEAPISEALRRQIDVQKRLHEQLEVQQKLQMRIEAQGKYLQAILDKAQKSLSTDMNSASAVDETRAQLTDFNIALSNLMDYVHGHNEDETSAGKRIQDDTNKDLQRSTYLTEGEQKKIMNIKLEESSVSFDLNSRSSYDFIGMNSAALEAKQFSNGRLEI; this is encoded by the exons ATGGATAGGATGTATAATGGGGGAGGAGATATGGGGTATGGGTATGAAAATGGGGTGGTGATGACAAGGGACCCAAAGCCAAGATTGAGGTGGACTGCTGATTTACATGATCGTTTTGTTGATGCTGTAACTAAGCTTGGTGGACCTGATA AAGCAACTCCCAAGTCAGTACTAAGGTTAATGGGATTGAAGGGATTGACATTGTATCATTTGAAGAGTCATTTGCAG AAGTATAGACTTGGACAGCAGACCAAGAAACAAAATGCAGCAGAACAAAACAGAGAGAATATTG CAGGGGAGTCATTCAGACAATTCAGTTTGCATTCCTCAGGACCGAGTATCACTTCATCAAGCATGGATGGTATGCAAGG AGAAGCTCCAATTAGTGAGGCGCTGAGGCGTCAGATTGACGTCCAGAAAAGATTACATGAGCAGCTTGAG GTTCAACAGAAGCTGCAAATGAGAATAGAAGCACAGGGAAAGTATTTGCAAGCAATACTAGATAAAGCTCAGAAGAGCCTGTCCACTGATATGAACTCTGCTAGTGCTGTAGACGAAACAAGAGCTCAGCTTACAGATTTCAATATAGCTCTCTCAAACTTAATGGACTACGTGCATGGACACAACGAGGATGAAACTTCTGCAGGTAAAAGGATACAAGATGATACTAATAAGGATCTACAACGATCTACATACTTAACGGAGGGAGAACAAAAGAAGATTATGAATATTAAGCTTGAAGAAAGTTCTGTTAGCTTCGATTTGAACTCCAGAAGTAGCTATGACTTTATTGGCATGAACTCAGCTGCATTGGAAGCCAAACAATTTTCTAATGGAAGATTGGAAATATAA
- the LOC101263047 gene encoding myb family transcription factor PHL11 isoform X2, with protein MDRMYNGGGDMGYGYENGVVMTRDPKPRLRWTADLHDRFVDAVTKLGGPDKATPKSVLRLMGLKGLTLYHLKSHLQKYRLGQQTKKQNAAEQNRENIGESFRQFSLHSSGPSITSSSMDGMQGEAPISEALRRQIDVQKRLHEQLEVQQKLQMRIEAQGKYLQAILDKAQKSLSTDMNSASAVDETRAQLTDFNIALSNLMDYVHGHNEDETSAGKRIQDDTNKDLQRSTYLTEGEQKKIMNIKLEESSVSFDLNSRSSYDFIGMNSAALEAKQFSNGRLEI; from the exons ATGGATAGGATGTATAATGGGGGAGGAGATATGGGGTATGGGTATGAAAATGGGGTGGTGATGACAAGGGACCCAAAGCCAAGATTGAGGTGGACTGCTGATTTACATGATCGTTTTGTTGATGCTGTAACTAAGCTTGGTGGACCTGATA AAGCAACTCCCAAGTCAGTACTAAGGTTAATGGGATTGAAGGGATTGACATTGTATCATTTGAAGAGTCATTTGCAG AAGTATAGACTTGGACAGCAGACCAAGAAACAAAATGCAGCAGAACAAAACAGAGAGAATATTG GGGAGTCATTCAGACAATTCAGTTTGCATTCCTCAGGACCGAGTATCACTTCATCAAGCATGGATGGTATGCAAGG AGAAGCTCCAATTAGTGAGGCGCTGAGGCGTCAGATTGACGTCCAGAAAAGATTACATGAGCAGCTTGAG GTTCAACAGAAGCTGCAAATGAGAATAGAAGCACAGGGAAAGTATTTGCAAGCAATACTAGATAAAGCTCAGAAGAGCCTGTCCACTGATATGAACTCTGCTAGTGCTGTAGACGAAACAAGAGCTCAGCTTACAGATTTCAATATAGCTCTCTCAAACTTAATGGACTACGTGCATGGACACAACGAGGATGAAACTTCTGCAGGTAAAAGGATACAAGATGATACTAATAAGGATCTACAACGATCTACATACTTAACGGAGGGAGAACAAAAGAAGATTATGAATATTAAGCTTGAAGAAAGTTCTGTTAGCTTCGATTTGAACTCCAGAAGTAGCTATGACTTTATTGGCATGAACTCAGCTGCATTGGAAGCCAAACAATTTTCTAATGGAAGATTGGAAATATAA
- the LOC101255615 gene encoding uncharacterized protein, with amino-acid sequence MATLKYLLSKSSTPLKLSNPLHLHRSNNNFNRISKFLRALNSFASGQFHCHSPNSRSFSTSPEYVAQDSDSSVAAALNLDSRVPATVITGFLGSGKTTLLNHILTSQHGKRIAVIENEFGEVDIDGSLVASHSSSNEEILMVNNGCLCCTVRGDLVKMLLELVKNRRDRFDHIVIETTGLAKPGPVIETFCSDELVSRHVKLDGVVTLVDSKHALQHLNKVKPRFVSNEAVEQVAYADRIILNKIDLVTESELEVLTKRIKHINGMAQIKKAKHGVVDMDFVLGVGGYDLDRVDSEVQSEGSHCGHKHEDEHEHHKGHHHDHVHDSAVSSVSIVSEGTLDLDEVDDWLERLIEENGDDLYRMKGVLSVSDSEQRYVFQGVHSVLDGCPGKTWEPNEKRINKLVFIGRNLDETALRKGFKGCLCEE; translated from the exons ATGGCTACTCTAAAATACTTGCTCTCCAAATCATCAACACCTCTAAAACTCAGCAATCCTCTCCATCTTCATCGTTCCAACAACAACTTCAATCGCATTTCAAAATTTCTTAGAGCACTTAACTCGTTCGCTTCCGGGCAATTTCATTGCCATTCACCTAATTCTAGAAGTTTCTCCACTTCTCCGGAATACGTCGCCCAAGACTCTGATTCTTCCGTTGCAGCCGCGTTGAATCTTGATAGTCGGGTTCCTGCCACTGTTATTACTGGCTTTCTTGGCTCTGGAAAG ACTACTCTGTTGAATCATATACTGACATCTCAGCATGGGAAGCGGATTGCTGTGATTGAAAATGAG TTTGGTGAGGTGGACATTGATGGCTCATTGGTTGCTAGTCATTCTTCATCTAACGAGGAAATTCTCATGGTTAATAATGGTTGTCTATGCTGTACTGTACGTGGTGACCTTGTTAAGATGCTTTTGGAGCTCGTTAAGAATAGGAGAGACAGATTTGATCACATAGTTATAGAGACAACAG GTCTTGCAAAGCCTGGTCCAGTCATTGAAACATTTTGTTCTGATGAATTGGTTTCAAGACATGTCAAACTTGATGGAGTCGTTACATTGGTTGATTCGAAGCACGCCTTGCAACATTTAAATAAGGTAAAACCCAGATTTGTGTCGAATGAGGCTGTTGAACAAGTGGCTTATGCAGATCGTATTATCTTGAACAAG ATAGACTTGGTAACTGAATCTGAGCTCGAAGTGTTAACAAAGAGAATCAAG CATATCAATGGGATGGCACAAATAAAGAAAGCAAAGCATGGTGTGGTTGATATGGACTTTGTTTTGGGAGTTGGTGGCTACGATCTTGACAG AGTTGATTCTGAAGTTCAATCAGAGGGTTCCCACTGTGGGCACAAACATGAAGATGAACATG AACATCACAAGGGCCACCATCATGATCATGTACATGATTCTGCTGTATCCAGTGTTAGTATTGTGTCAGAGGGAACCTTAGATTTAGATGAG GTTGATGATTGGCTTGAAAGACTGATTGAAGAGAATGGGGATGACCTGTACAGGATGAAAGGGGTTTTATCTGTGAGCGATTCTGAACAACGCTATGTTTTCCAG GGGGTACATTCCGTTTTAGATGGATGCCCAGGCAAGACATGGGAACCAAATGAGAAGAGAATAAACAAGTTAGTATTCATAGGCAGAAACCTAGATGAAACTGCACTAAGAAAAGGTTTCAAAGGCTGCTTATGTGAGGAATAG
- the LOC101257099 gene encoding uncharacterized protein isoform X2 yields MGGPVIERRGGSVVWVLRQNGTWWPGRILCINEIPTSGILSCTDFSSRFPIKLLGRDDASVRVKAFRCGEFDSCIKKAESSKTLTYTRSLKYAHREDAILHALELEKQDLEKLGRQVFVSGFKEGEIHGESNQRAKRSRRFYSPIDSISFLEKSVHSQSSNKVATSIHATEISSSKSTSSLKSDSQSSHKKRETTAGNNALRPMKMSFKVISRPAVNQWKHNGKVHNHHFKSRSVVSTNERSTEFGSKTESFEIMSRDVNQKSQPSPGNSFTEDNSIQSLNSKFTTLQNSTKTLIDVHMTVQSTYRGEHTPLVSLMSRLNGKAIIGHPINIEVLYDSSMLPVEKECSDQLKNRSRMPQLVWRTSKRTPVCYTSSTSSATKYENLQHSSKKLGDLSSQARKNGLFNTKSRGKLSKKPNMSKNKSRSLYLADSRIKNTCVPVKDIFIKLIGALGNV; encoded by the exons atgggAGGACCTGTTATAGAAAGAAGAGGAGGTAGTGTAGTTTGGGTGCTGAGACAAAATGGAACATGGTGGCCAGGGAGAATATTGTGTATCAATGAAATCCCAACATCTGGGATTCTTTCTTGTACTGATTTCAGTTCAAGATTTCCAATTAAGCTTCTTGGTCGAGATGATGCTTCTGT TCGTGTAAAGGCGTTTCGATGTGGTGAGTTTGATAGTTGTATCAAAAAAGCTGAATCATCCAAAACTTTGACCTATACAAGAAGCCTGAAATATGCACATAGAGAAGATGCCATTCTTCATGCTCTTGAACTTGAGAAGCAAGATTTGGAGAAACTGGGAAGGCAAG TATTTGTTTCTGGATTCAAAGAAGGTGAGATTCATGGAGAAAGTAATCAAAGAGCAAAAAGAAGCAGGCGTTTTTACTCCCCTATCGACTCGATATCTTTCTTGGAGAAATCAGTTCATTCTCAATCATCAAATAAGGTTGCCACATCTATTCATGCTACAGAAATTTCTTCTTCCAAGTCTACGAGTTCCTTGAAGAGTGATTCACAGAGCTCACATAAAAAGAGAGAGACAACTGCAG GTAACAATGCATTGCGACCAATGAAGATGAGCTTCAAAGTCATCAGTCGTCCAGCAGTCAACCAATGGAAGCACAATGGTAAAGTGCATAATCATCATTTTAAGAGCAGATCAGTTGTTTCAACTAATGAAAGAAGTACTGAATTTGGATCTAAGACTGAATCATTTGAAATCATGTCAAGGGATGTCAATCAGAAGTCTCAGCCTAGTCCAGGAAACAGTTTCACAGAGGACAACAGCATCCAAAGCCTTAATTCAAAGTTCACCACGCTGCAGAATAGTACCAAGACATTAATAGATGTGCATATGACAGTTCAAAGCACTTATAGAGGAGAGCATACTCCCCTTGTTTCCTTAATGAGTAGATTAAATGGAAAGGCAATCATCGGGCACCCCATCAACATAGAAGTGTTATATGATAGTTCAATGCTTCCTGTTGAGAAGGAGTGCTCTGATCAGCTAAAAAACAGGAGCAGAATGCCTCAACTTGTTTGGAGAACGTCAAAGAGAACTCCCGTCTGTTACACAAGTTCTACCTCTTCTGCAACTAAGTATGAGAACCTTCAGCACAGCAGCAAGAAACTTGGAGATTTAAGTTCCCAAGCTAGGAAAAATGGTCTCTTTAATACCAAGTCTCGTGGGAAGTTATCAAAGAAGCCAAACAtgtcaaaaaataaatcaagatcACTCTACCTTGCTGATTCCAGAATCAAGAATACTTGTGTCCCTGTGAAAGACATATTCATCAAGTTAATAGGGGCACTTGGAAATGTATGA
- the LOC101257099 gene encoding uncharacterized protein isoform X1, whose translation MGGPVIERRGGSVVWVLRQNGTWWPGRILCINEIPTSGILSCTDFSSRFPIKLLGRDDASVYWYNLEKSSRVKAFRCGEFDSCIKKAESSKTLTYTRSLKYAHREDAILHALELEKQDLEKLGRQVFVSGFKEGEIHGESNQRAKRSRRFYSPIDSISFLEKSVHSQSSNKVATSIHATEISSSKSTSSLKSDSQSSHKKRETTAGNNALRPMKMSFKVISRPAVNQWKHNGKVHNHHFKSRSVVSTNERSTEFGSKTESFEIMSRDVNQKSQPSPGNSFTEDNSIQSLNSKFTTLQNSTKTLIDVHMTVQSTYRGEHTPLVSLMSRLNGKAIIGHPINIEVLYDSSMLPVEKECSDQLKNRSRMPQLVWRTSKRTPVCYTSSTSSATKYENLQHSSKKLGDLSSQARKNGLFNTKSRGKLSKKPNMSKNKSRSLYLADSRIKNTCVPVKDIFIKLIGALGNV comes from the exons atgggAGGACCTGTTATAGAAAGAAGAGGAGGTAGTGTAGTTTGGGTGCTGAGACAAAATGGAACATGGTGGCCAGGGAGAATATTGTGTATCAATGAAATCCCAACATCTGGGATTCTTTCTTGTACTGATTTCAGTTCAAGATTTCCAATTAAGCTTCTTGGTCGAGATGATGCTTCTGT GTATTGGTACAATTTGGAGAAGTCTAGTCGTGTAAAGGCGTTTCGATGTGGTGAGTTTGATAGTTGTATCAAAAAAGCTGAATCATCCAAAACTTTGACCTATACAAGAAGCCTGAAATATGCACATAGAGAAGATGCCATTCTTCATGCTCTTGAACTTGAGAAGCAAGATTTGGAGAAACTGGGAAGGCAAG TATTTGTTTCTGGATTCAAAGAAGGTGAGATTCATGGAGAAAGTAATCAAAGAGCAAAAAGAAGCAGGCGTTTTTACTCCCCTATCGACTCGATATCTTTCTTGGAGAAATCAGTTCATTCTCAATCATCAAATAAGGTTGCCACATCTATTCATGCTACAGAAATTTCTTCTTCCAAGTCTACGAGTTCCTTGAAGAGTGATTCACAGAGCTCACATAAAAAGAGAGAGACAACTGCAG GTAACAATGCATTGCGACCAATGAAGATGAGCTTCAAAGTCATCAGTCGTCCAGCAGTCAACCAATGGAAGCACAATGGTAAAGTGCATAATCATCATTTTAAGAGCAGATCAGTTGTTTCAACTAATGAAAGAAGTACTGAATTTGGATCTAAGACTGAATCATTTGAAATCATGTCAAGGGATGTCAATCAGAAGTCTCAGCCTAGTCCAGGAAACAGTTTCACAGAGGACAACAGCATCCAAAGCCTTAATTCAAAGTTCACCACGCTGCAGAATAGTACCAAGACATTAATAGATGTGCATATGACAGTTCAAAGCACTTATAGAGGAGAGCATACTCCCCTTGTTTCCTTAATGAGTAGATTAAATGGAAAGGCAATCATCGGGCACCCCATCAACATAGAAGTGTTATATGATAGTTCAATGCTTCCTGTTGAGAAGGAGTGCTCTGATCAGCTAAAAAACAGGAGCAGAATGCCTCAACTTGTTTGGAGAACGTCAAAGAGAACTCCCGTCTGTTACACAAGTTCTACCTCTTCTGCAACTAAGTATGAGAACCTTCAGCACAGCAGCAAGAAACTTGGAGATTTAAGTTCCCAAGCTAGGAAAAATGGTCTCTTTAATACCAAGTCTCGTGGGAAGTTATCAAAGAAGCCAAACAtgtcaaaaaataaatcaagatcACTCTACCTTGCTGATTCCAGAATCAAGAATACTTGTGTCCCTGTGAAAGACATATTCATCAAGTTAATAGGGGCACTTGGAAATGTATGA